taaaaaattacgtTTTTTACCTGGATGTCAATGCGCTGATAGATaaatcaattgttttttttttaatttcaatctATTTAGAGGAGTGGGTTCTTGGTTGCTCCTGAAATATTCCCAGAATacatgatatttttttaatgtttattacGCTCGTTAGCTCGTGCGTGTTGCGTACGTGCGTACGCGCATACGTTAGAATCTGATCAGGCTTGTCAGCGAAACTGACTGGCCTATACCTGAGTTCTACCAAGGATTATATATGAGCTGGAGTAATTTGAGGTTGTCGGGGAATTTGTTTCTAGGGTCATTAATATTTAACacttaatattaatattaaataatgataatattagctcattaatatttaatatttaatttatcaTTAATATTATTGATTGACATATAATTAGTATTTAATATCATAGTTTTCGCTGAAATCCGGTCTACTATGGACCGAATCTCTGTGAAAAGTGtgatattaaatattataaaaatagttCTAAAAATATTGTAGTCGAATTTTATCTGTATGAGCAAACAAATATTTCCTAGCTcttaataacaataatgttatttatttaattgtattattaatttatattattattattatttaatataatGGCTTAATTtcgtaattattttattttatttcattttaatttaatgtAATCATTAAGATTATTATTTAgcattttctattatttattgatttttattgacTGAACGGAATAATGctatgaaaataagaaaaccaaAAGTTTTATCAAGTGcgaaaaaatccttaaaaagaCACATaatagaagaaaggaaaagagaataCGCACTCCTTGCTTTAATTGGCGTTGTGCCTGTAttgttttcgtttattttagtttttatctgcttttttctttttttttctgataataaCTTGTACAGAAGCAAATATTCACACATGAACTTAATTCGATCCAATGATGAGCCAGGATGGTCGAACAATCCGTATCCGCCacctatttctatttcctttttatttcctaatAATTTAGATGTTGTAGAACAGTAGCAGTCAAAACGCAATCtccgtacaaaaaaaaaattccgcgaGAATAATACATGGCCGTAAATGTTATACATATCAGTGTCATATGTGCGAATTTACCTCTAtgtgcatatttttcttcattttttgttttggtggCTATTGATAAAATTTTACTTAACAACCACTAACAATATAGATGATTATCGACGTTATAGAGGGTAAGACTAAGGAAGAAACATTCGGTGAAGTTTTTGTGTCTTTTTGCTCTCTCTACTAGTATATATAGTTTGGTAAGTAGTTTTTAAGTGTAACTGCAcaggaaaagtaaaaatgatcCCTACAAATTCAGTAATTCGACGCCTCAAGGGCACCCAAAAGatccaaaatccaaaaagaCAACTCTTTATACCCTTAGGATTGGCGAAATGAAGCCTTGTAAAATCGACATCATTAATGATGCTGTAAGCTGTGAAGGGCCCATTCAATTAGTAACTATTCCAATTGACTTTCCATTAATCTTTCagatttctattcatttaaCAAATAGTTTCATTTCTGAATAACTTGCTCTCAGCTGTTCTATCTTGTCCTATCTTGTCAGTCTTAAGGGTGTGTAGAGTTGTATCGTTGGGTAAAACGTACCAGGCATCTCTGGTGCCCCTCTTTCTTAGATTTCTAGATGGCGCTTCACGCTCTCCTTTGGATATTTGTTAACCTCGACCCATATCCTACATATAGTAGGCcgaaaacgacctgaagcacgttgcagttgcgtaagcggctgtgctcgaagcggcgcggtggtggaggtagcggttgggatcgatgtggatcctaaccgctacgtttcACCtcatcgcttcgagcacagccgcttacgcgaccgtaccgagcttcatttcgtttccaTCCGACTATAGTACATCGGCAACAAACCGTACATACACCGTGTATCAACATTGACAGTTCTCTCCGGTGCTCTGTCTTTGAAAGACAATGTAAAAATTGAGGTCAAAGTACTATCCGGCAAAGAACGATTCCGAAATTCGACAAACgtaaatatatgtaatattCGCAGAGCAagttttttaaatctaaagaaaaatcccaaagTAGGCGAACATTCCATCGAAGTAACTGCAAAATTCTTATGGAATTGGAAAAAACATCTGGATGCAAGTGTTAAAGACAAGAACAATTAGAGAAATTTCTATCCAGAGAACGTTAATGCAGGttcataaacaataataaataaaaatatcacatAAGAAGGATACAAAGAATGATCTGAAAGATTGTGATAGGATCAATACTGGGAGATGATAAATGTACTGGAACGAGGACGATACGAACGAACGGTCATAGAATAAATGTGGAACTGGTTTTTGGGAACAAAGTAACAGAGCTGTATGTTCGGAACACGGAGGCGCACATACAAATTTACAAAACCAGAACAGATTTCTGGcgttttcctaattttttttttgttccaacaCCTCATCACATCTATAAGATGATGTCCTACCACTAATGGAACGTGATCCACTTTGTACACGAGAATGGAACGGGAAGGATTTTCAGTCGGTCCGACGTGGTTGTGGACGACAAGCACGAATTTCGTGACTAATGTAACCCGTTTCTCGACTTTTAATCGCCGACGAACATCACCATTGTGGGATtttgattagttttttttttgctgtgctTTCTATGCTTCCTTGTTTCCTTGTTTGCTTTATTCTCTCTCTAgttctattctttttgtttactcATTGCTTATACATCGTTCATAGAGCATCGAAGCATGCTAATAATCTTATTTCTATGCTTCTCTCTTGCAATCTGCATAAGAAAAACTGACTGTGGGAAATAGTGGCTTTCTGCATGGCTTCTTACAACAATATAACCATAACCCTTAAGCGTACACATCtagaatatttatatatttttatttagataTAGTAATCACAATATATGCTCAATTTCAGCAAGAGTAGGAAAAACAGCTTGAGTCGGCACGTAATCGCAGCTAATATTGAGTCaaataatgaacaaataaataataaacaaggaaaataatgtggtttttttgaattttttcggcattaattgaaataattgaacATCGCAGATAATATTGGgtcaaataataaacaaataaataataaacaaggaaaataatgtggttttcttttgaatttttcagcaTAAATTGAAATGtgggaagaaaatttgaaagagagGTGCACTAGAAGTCCGGCAGTAAAATGTTGGGGacaggagagaaaaaagaaaaatgctagcaaacaagaaacaaaaaaaatcagatgatTTGAGGAcatatttactttaaaaaacccAAAGAGGGAAGTaaggaaaagtttgaaaatcagTCATTTTAGAACACTAAGGAAGAAAACCACCGTATCAATTATTATCGTTACTTCAGTATAAACTGTACTTACTATGTACGTAACGTTACTTGCAAATTAACAAACCTCAAGGAAGAGGTGAAGCAAGAggaaaattcttccttttttttcttgaattctttgttctttgaggttttttgaatgtttttttttttgaattcccaACTAAAAATCTTGCAGTTCTCTATGTATGCTTCAAACATAGTCATAATGAAACTAATACTAACACCTTGATTCCTCCTGTGTCGTCGACTTTCATAGCTGGTAAAAATtacatttctatattttttttcatttacaaaaGTCTCCaatgttttattttcctaCGATCTTGTGGGATATTAAAGCCGTGTTCGTTACAGTTCTATTCATAGTCATTTTTCAGAGTAATCAAGATAGTGTTTCTCTTGGAATGCCAGACAAATCCTCTCATATTCTAAGGATCTCCTGGAATTTCCTGGTCaactgtttgtttattttaagcGTTATCCGTAAACTAAAGCCTAGAATCGGGAAAATGCATATCGTGGGAGTAGATCTCTAGACATCTACATCTCCCTTAAACTAAAGCGTGACGTTCTTCAAGGATCAGCACGTGATCATCGCTTTACAGATCCAGGCAATGCTCAGATTGTACAGGATTGCATATTCCAAAGTATGCAAGAAGATTAAAATTAAgcaggaaatgaagaaaaacaaacgtaTGCGAAATTTATGAGTAATGgaagagattaaaaaaagcatatggaaagttataaaatattaaacaGTTCATTTGCAGGATGAAAGGAAGATAGTAAATCAGTCAACTTTGTATAATGAGAAATAGAGCCAAAAAGTACTTTAATGAGGAAAATAATCAGCAAAAGGCTGGAAATGCAGAAGAAACTAATGAATGcgtaagcaaataaataaacaaataaataagcaaataaataattgcatgaataaatatgtaagTGCGAACAAAAATCAGCACATCATATTGAGAggtgaaagaaaattcagagaactcactatgtacatacatttaaaaaaaattcaggcaTAGTTGTGCTCAACCGCGATTTTATAGGCCGTTCtgacaacttctttccttgcaacaaacgttcaaagtaaggacCAACCGCTATTTTATtcaacaattaaaatgactaGAAATGACGcacaaatgactaaaaaataacaagccATCTCTGCACTTTTTACTATACCTTGGCTTGTTGGTTCCATTATTGTTTTTGGTGCTTTggcgtttttgttttctatgtcGGTTTTTGCTGATCTCAGGATTTATGATTTGGTTGTCCTGAGTTTCTTTATGGCGTTGGCGGATGGCAGGTGCCCCCCTCGGTTTTTTCTGTATTGTATATGTTCGATTtctttatagaagaaaaaactctatacaaacaatttaaaaacttaaactaaattaaaaaagaaagtaataaaTGAGTGGATAAATGTTAGGGTTTCATGGACTAATAATCTTTGCTTggaatttggaaagaaattccatgggaagaaaaaaacgctttgaaattgaaaagaaaaaccgcctaaaattattttgacttctccgaaaatcaattctgataaacaaatatttgatttcCGTTTTAGAATCGAACGGTGGTGATCCTCATACTTAAAAAGGTTTAGGCGTGTAACTAACGCACTAATCTTGCTCTATATTGATCAatcttcttatcttttttttcttaaagttgaaaaaaaattaaaattaaaagagaaagtaataAGTGAGTGGATAAATGTTAAAGTTTTATTGACTAATAACCTTTTATGGACTAATAACCTAATTTTTCCAACTATAGGACGGAAATTCGAATAAACAACCTGTTGCACACTAAGAAAATCCACACGTtctcagcaagaaaaaaaatcatttgcaTTCTTCGAATCTTTGTTGAATgtagaagaataaattttaaggAATAAAACGACAGTGAAGTCATGAACACAAAAGCAATCCATGAAAGAGTAGAAAGGAGCCGATAGCGCAATTTACTGGGATTTATGAAAGGTTTGAGGAATTATGATTGATTAAGTGCACCTAGAATGGATGAAAGCAAATTATATCAAAGCCAATCTTCCTTTCACCATTAATTCCGACAGGTAAATTATTTCTGTAATAACTCGGAGCATTTTAAGGACTGTAATGCGTAAAAACAGCAACCCattaaaaagctttttttttctaggtttgATTTCGCAAGCAGGCCTTGAAAACGGCCATTTTGTGAAAATCAGTAGCAAGAAATTCCAGATGGTCCCTAGACACACCTAGAGACACAAAGCAAACACGTTCTGTTACAGTGAAAGTCAAAAGGAGAGCTAAGGAGGGCCCAATGAAGGTTAAAGTGATGAACGGTATGTAGTTATGACAGTAGTTAGAGCTAGTAGTGGtggttttattattttgaattatttatttattatttatttgaaaagaaaggaaaggagtTACAGGAAAGTGTATTGGAcactctcatttttttctttggttcaaTCAGTAGACTATTCTATCCTCATATTCAATTATAGATTaacattaatagaaaaaactttatttgcttactttttcaaaatttgtaaaatttccaCTACCGTGCAAATATACGGAATAAAATACGACGAAAATACAATGGATGTGGAAACAAAACGTCGGTGATCGACTCATTCAGCAGCCATCTGTAAAGGGCAGCATGCGGATATCTAGGCAACCCGCTCCACAACGCCATGCTCCCGCATTCACGCAGGTCTTGATTGTTGGACGAAAGAGCAGAAGTAATTGCTGAAAATTAGTATAACACTTTTTAAACTCTactaaacgaaaaaatatattcgaataaaaattactacatttgttttcttggttGTTGTGgattttcgtgatttttcaGAGAATCACAGTGTTTttacgcaatttttttttcgcacttcTTTTATAAACAATGCAGGAGACTACTGAAGAGGTCATCGAGTGGTATCCAGCTAAACTCTCAGCAAATTCATTCGTTAAACGAACAAATTGGTTCACCTCATTGGCGGGCTCccttgaggatttttttttctggtacaCCAAAGAATATCCTGATGAATCTATAACGACATCACCGCGAAAATAGTCAATTGTTCTTTGTAAGATGCCATCTTTGGCGAACTTGAACAGGCAATTTTTCTGATTCACAAATTTGACGGGGTCCAGCGTCAAACTCCTTTACTTTACTTCAGTTTCATACATGGCAGGGCATAATGAACTCACATTGTTGCAGGGGGTCGCCATGCCTTGTCTATGCCTTTTTCAGTATATTCGAGTCAAAAtcacctgaagctcggtgcatcTGCTTAGGCGGGTACGCTGGAAGCGGCGAGCGTAACGGCTAGGATTGAGGGTGTactcttgctagcaccactcattgctgcagttcacgatagtcccacctcgatcctaaccgctacgctgcaccgcagcgcttcaagcgcaaccgcatacgcaactgcaccgtgcttcatgtcgttttgactcgactataactTAGGTGTCGGAGATAATGTGAAAAGTAGTTGCAGATAATCAAAAATGGTATAGTATGGCTAAAAGCCAAGAAAATGTGCGAGGAGCTGGGCGACAGCAACAAGTTGGCATCATTTCAGGCCAGAGGCAGGGAGTGTGATGGGTAAATACGAAGTTTTGGAATTAATGGTAGATAGAAGAAATGTCGTTTTCTGAGAAAACAATGTCCGTTATGGAGTcgttttttacttttgaagagaaattcaccattgaatattatttgtttattactattaattcaTTATTTACCAGCCTAaccgtccggctaaagccggatttcagggttattttggtgttcgcttcgctcgccttcaccgatcaataagaaataacggtagcgacattttttggaaaattagaattgctttctTCTATCAGCGccctctttaatttttctcagccgaaaatttaagcatggATGtgagattttatggtttttccctaaccGGGTCAGtcctatatttggagaacaatcaaacttggttttacatctatgtttctctcaaatcttcgaaatttgaaaacattattcagagtatgaattttaaaaaatgatatgCTAACATGGAATGGCGTGAATAtaactatcgtagtgataaaaataacgtcagATCGCgcaaactgttggctactatgtattgtatttaagcagccgttcgcccGTGCGTTTCCTCCTTCTGAAGAGAGAATGTTAACAGCATCATGGAGACATGCTGAGAAATACACATGTGAAGAAACCATAGAAACTCACTCTAGTGCGCTGGGTCTCCCGTGCACCAATCCGgggcagtggaacccgtctctctccactctatagctttttggcaccggcgcaccctttcaaccccgtgggacccatcccacccaattttactgcgttgaggctccagcgcaccaaaccgacgccatagtactcgtctccctctctttttggaatttcttgactgagacagaTACATACGCAgatgcacacacgtgacagaataagcccgttattatgaTAGCAAATTTGGGAGTATACAATCACGTAAACGTTTAtataccctcactaacatatgagagaagcTAACTTgtcttatcaaagccaacatataTAACTATGTagtttggacaatggtgaaaaggtagagtgctcgcctaacATGtacatggcgatggttcggcacctcaccggtgcagagttttgcatcattatggaatattttcgtgacacacatacaaatatatatgtacacacacaaacacacaccgactaagcgcgttattttATACCATGATTATCATTCATTCAAACAGCAATGTAAACCTTAGCTGAGGATTATTTATGGGGTTTTGGCACTGTACTCGATTTTCTTCAACCCGTTTATAGAATTTGCTTCATGATAtgatgatatgatatgatagaTGTGCTTCACATAAGATTGGTTTTgtgcctttttctttttagtatTTCGACTCCAAAACTTCGAAAGGTGGCTGCGGCAAGCAGTAAGTTGGAACATGGATCAGTGAAGTTGGGACATGAAATTCCGAAGGTGCCAAAAAGAGGATCGACCTATTGCCATGAtggttttttcgttgttctattttaaataaaaagccAAGTTAAGCTTCAGACTTTCCAACTGCCTCACCTCTTTTCTTATtgcaaaggagaaaaaatccagaaacgaaTTTATTTGAGGCTAAAATGCTAATAAATCCACAATAATGTATTATCCATTTGAGCCCTGAAGGAGTAGCCAGCATCGGTGGCTGGGCACCAGTGAGGACTGTCCGAATCCAAAGAGTTTAGCACTGAGGTAAGCCAATTCGTTAGGGTGCCTTTCGGACCCATTTTGCGCTTGCGCAAAGGTGTTGGCTTCACCtccatcattttcttctgcgagagcCTAGATACTATCTCTGTTCGTCCGTCTTCCATTAAATAtcacttttgaattttcttttctttatgcaAAGAATTTATTGTAGTGAACGTCGTGTAACAATACAATCACATATAAAAAGAGTGGATATATGACGTGAACACTCAAAGAACTGGTTTCCAGGAGTGTGATTACGATAGACAAGGATTGTCATCATATTTTCGTAGTGTTGGCCAAAGCCATACGGCTCTACAGGGTGTTCCATAACTATAGCGAAAAGGTATTCAAATCGCCTAAAGCGAAAATgtaataattttgagaaaaaaaaaactatgtgacTAACAATATTTATCCCTCTCTGCTAACAGTAAaccaaaaacaacattaaaccAGGAAAATACCTCTGTTGAGATCGATCACGCCTTGAGGCGCTTCAGAAAGGCATCGAATGTGGCACAAAGACATGCGCGACGAGCTCATGATGCCCTCTGAAGGgcatttttcgaagaattccCAGAGCAGTGAGGTTTCGAGCAGGCTTTTGCTTCCAAAATCGACCAGCTACTGTGGTTCATTGGATTCAAATTCATAGAGTTGGCTGACCACTCTTCGAAGCTGACGATGTCGAGAAAATTGGCTTTGCACcaattttgttcaattcttGCCTCGTGAGCGGAGGCCTCATCCTGCTGATAGGTCCAAATGCAGTTTTTCAAAGTGTACATTAGCCCAGGATAGTGTTCTGTCTTTCAAAAGTTTGTTTGCCATTTCTCGTGACATTCGGTGGACAGAGCGCAACGGGTAGCTGCGAAATCTTTCGCGTACCTTTCTGAGATTGCACGAGGTCTTCCTCGTCCAGATTCATCATCTTCGGTTCCTAGGTCCTTGTAGCGTCGAACGGATCTTTGACTATTTGACGTACTCCAAGACGCGGGTGATTCTCGCATGAAGAAAAGCCTCGGCGATGAAGCTCAATTATTGAAGAGCGGCGGCAGTAGCGCTTGACCACACtaaaaataacatattttCATGCTTGTATGAGATAAGTATGACCAAATAAATTAACGCAACACAAACAAAAGATGCACAGAAAAAAGCAGACGCTCCGAACAGGCCAAAATGTTCGCGCATATGCTTTCGCTATAATTATGGCGCAACTAGAAGACCAAGACCTAC
This is a stretch of genomic DNA from Necator americanus strain Aroian chromosome II, whole genome shotgun sequence. It encodes these proteins:
- a CDS encoding hypothetical protein (NECATOR_CHRII.G8621.T3): MRESPASWSTSNSQRSVRRYKDLGTEDDESGRGRPRAISERRFEYLFAIVMEHPVEPYGFGQHYENMMTILVYRNHTPGNQLSQKKMMEVKPTPLRKRKMGPKGTLTNWLTSVLNSLDSDSPHWCPATDAGYSFRAQMDNTLLWIY